A genome region from Microbacterium sp. CGR2 includes the following:
- a CDS encoding 6-phospho-beta-glucosidase, translated as MKIVVVGGGSTYTPELIDGFARLRETLPLTEIVLVDPHQGRRQLLAGVARRMLAKQGHPAVVTETDDVAAAAEGAIAVLLQLRVGGQQTRHRDESWPLECGCLGQETTGAGGLAKAVRTVPVVLDIADKVRAVNPDAWIIDFTNPVGIVTRALLSHGHKAIGLCNVAIGLQRYFSGLLGVPPERIALDHLGLNHLTWERGVRLLEVGESATPTMASPRPGTDLLPSLLVDSGEALAARMRQPVELLRRLEAIPSYYLRYFYQHDAVVEEQLGSPTRAEQVAEMEATLLELYADPAVDEKPALLSNRGGEFYSEAAVHLVASLVSDRGDVQVVNTLNRGTIPFLPDDFVIETPAVITAGGAQPLPQAPVEPRFAGLIAHVAAYEQLALDAAVHGGRDRITDALLAHPLVGQWDLAEKLSDRLIAENAAFLPWAR; from the coding sequence ATGAAAATTGTCGTCGTCGGCGGCGGATCCACGTACACGCCGGAACTCATCGACGGGTTCGCTCGGCTGCGCGAGACGCTGCCCCTCACCGAGATCGTGCTGGTCGACCCGCATCAGGGCCGTCGACAGCTCCTCGCGGGGGTCGCGCGTCGGATGCTGGCCAAACAGGGCCACCCTGCCGTGGTCACCGAGACCGACGACGTCGCCGCCGCTGCCGAAGGCGCGATCGCGGTGCTCCTCCAGCTCCGTGTGGGCGGTCAGCAAACCCGCCACCGCGACGAGAGCTGGCCGCTCGAGTGCGGGTGCCTCGGTCAGGAGACCACCGGTGCGGGCGGGCTCGCCAAGGCGGTCCGCACCGTCCCGGTCGTGCTCGACATCGCCGACAAGGTCCGTGCCGTGAACCCGGACGCCTGGATCATCGACTTCACCAACCCGGTGGGCATCGTGACCCGCGCCCTGCTCTCGCACGGGCATAAGGCGATCGGTCTCTGCAACGTGGCGATCGGACTGCAGCGGTACTTCTCGGGCCTGCTCGGTGTGCCGCCCGAGCGTATCGCCCTGGACCATCTGGGCCTCAACCACCTCACGTGGGAGCGCGGTGTGCGACTGCTCGAGGTCGGTGAGTCGGCGACGCCCACCATGGCATCGCCCCGCCCGGGCACGGATCTGCTGCCGTCCCTCCTCGTCGACAGCGGAGAGGCGCTGGCCGCTCGCATGCGCCAGCCCGTCGAGCTCCTCCGGCGTCTGGAAGCGATCCCGTCCTACTACCTGCGCTACTTCTACCAGCACGACGCGGTGGTGGAGGAGCAGCTGGGGAGCCCCACGCGAGCGGAGCAGGTTGCCGAGATGGAGGCCACGCTGCTCGAGCTGTACGCCGACCCTGCGGTCGACGAGAAGCCGGCGCTGCTGTCCAACCGTGGGGGCGAGTTCTACTCGGAAGCCGCCGTGCACCTCGTGGCATCCCTGGTCTCCGATCGCGGAGACGTGCAGGTCGTCAACACCCTCAATCGAGGGACGATCCCTTTCCTGCCCGACGATTTCGTGATCGAGACTCCGGCCGTCATCACCGCCGGGGGCGCACAGCCCCTGCCTCAGGCGCCCGTCGAGCCGCGGTTCGCCGGGTTGATCGCGCACGTGGCGGCCTACGAGCAGTTGGCGCTGGATGCCGCCGTGCACGGCGGCCGTGATCGCATCACGGACGCTCTGCTCGCGCACCCGCTCGTCGGGCAATGGGATCTCGCCGAGAAGCTGTCGGATCGATTGATCGCCGAGAACGCAGCGTTCCTCCCGTGGGCACGATGA
- a CDS encoding NAD(P)/FAD-dependent oxidoreductase codes for MARATIIGSGPNGLASAVALARAGYEVHVREAADTIGGGVRTAESTLPGFRHDVCSTVHPAALASPFFRAFGLDERIEWIHPEISFAHPLDGGRAAIAWRDIERTAAGLGVDGAAWLSRLRPLSTHIDGLTDFTGNQLLRVPRDPITAARYAIRMLDQGTPLAERAFLTDAAAALMSGVVAHANSPQPSLAGAAAGLLLGALAHAGGWPYPRGGAQPIADAMIADLEAHGGTLEAGARVDDLGALDWGDAARGDILVLNTSPRLALTHPDVPAGYARAISSYRYGAAAAKVDFALDGPIPWTNPTVRQAATVHIGGTRAEIWASENAVAAGRVSERPYVLAVQPTVHDDTRAPEGKAVLWAYIHVPNGSDLDPTELITAQVERFAPGFRDLILAHHAVPASSREAVNPAEIGGDISGGVFDMRQALRRPTLSPAPWRTPMRGVYIASASTPPGPAVNGMAGWHAAHTALRDAGAPAELDDLFG; via the coding sequence ATGGCACGGGCGACGATCATCGGCTCCGGTCCGAACGGGCTCGCTTCGGCTGTCGCGCTCGCACGCGCCGGCTACGAAGTTCACGTGCGTGAAGCCGCCGATACGATCGGCGGCGGCGTCCGCACGGCCGAGTCCACACTCCCCGGTTTCCGGCACGATGTGTGCTCGACCGTGCACCCTGCAGCCCTCGCCTCCCCGTTCTTCCGCGCCTTCGGACTCGACGAGCGGATCGAGTGGATCCATCCGGAGATCTCCTTCGCCCACCCGCTCGACGGCGGACGCGCGGCGATCGCCTGGCGCGACATCGAGCGCACCGCTGCCGGGCTCGGGGTCGACGGTGCGGCATGGCTCTCGCGCCTGCGCCCGCTCAGCACCCACATCGACGGTCTCACCGATTTCACCGGGAATCAGCTGCTGCGAGTCCCTCGTGATCCGATCACGGCGGCACGATACGCGATACGGATGCTGGATCAGGGCACGCCCCTCGCCGAACGTGCCTTCCTCACCGATGCGGCGGCTGCCCTCATGTCCGGCGTCGTGGCCCACGCCAACTCCCCGCAGCCCTCGCTGGCCGGAGCCGCGGCAGGGCTCCTCCTCGGTGCGCTCGCGCATGCCGGCGGCTGGCCGTATCCGCGTGGCGGCGCGCAGCCGATCGCCGACGCCATGATCGCCGACCTCGAAGCGCACGGGGGCACGCTGGAAGCCGGCGCGCGCGTCGACGACCTGGGCGCGCTGGACTGGGGGGACGCCGCCCGCGGAGACATCCTGGTATTGAACACCTCTCCGCGACTCGCGCTCACCCACCCCGATGTGCCGGCCGGATACGCGCGCGCCATCTCCTCCTACCGTTATGGGGCGGCGGCGGCGAAGGTCGACTTCGCCCTCGACGGCCCGATCCCGTGGACCAACCCCACCGTCCGACAGGCGGCCACAGTGCACATCGGCGGCACGCGAGCCGAGATCTGGGCGAGCGAGAACGCCGTCGCCGCCGGCCGCGTCAGTGAGCGTCCCTACGTCCTCGCCGTGCAGCCCACGGTTCACGACGACACGCGAGCACCCGAGGGTAAAGCAGTGCTGTGGGCATACATCCACGTGCCGAACGGCTCGGACCTCGATCCGACCGAGCTCATCACTGCACAGGTGGAGCGCTTCGCGCCGGGGTTCCGAGATCTCATCCTCGCTCATCACGCGGTGCCCGCATCGTCTCGGGAGGCGGTCAATCCCGCGGAGATCGGTGGCGACATCTCGGGCGGGGTGTTCGACATGCGGCAGGCGCTCCGGCGGCCGACGCTCTCTCCCGCCCCATGGCGTACGCCGATGCGCGGGGTCTACATCGCCTCCGCCTCGACGCCGCCGGGGCCCGCGGTCAACGGCATGGCGGGGTGGCATGCCGCTCACACCGCTCTTCGCGACGCCGGAGCGCCCGCCGAGCTCGACGACCTGTTCGGCTGA
- a CDS encoding N-acetylglucosamine kinase, which yields MTPHPDAAVIAVDGGNSKTDVAVVRIDGEVLSVARSGGHRPHAIGIDAAERELHGAVIEALATAGEPDVVAIGAYVANADFAIEEQVLRDRILSWGITEGVEVGNDTLALLRSGVDDRVGVAVVCGAGINCVGLGRNGEVARFPAIGTITGDWGGGFDLSLAAMFHAARSEDGRGPATMLSPMIARHFARATTLDVSEGMHLGDIDQKRLHEIVPVLFDAAQRGDEIAGDVVARQAHEVVSMATIALDRVGLADVEADVVLGGGVLAADYPLLSQAVRRGIAATHPLAHVTIPELSPLMGSILLALDELPLDPAARSAAEERARASLVRVKSGVPRSERHVAATVQH from the coding sequence ATGACTCCGCACCCGGACGCAGCGGTGATCGCCGTGGACGGCGGGAACTCGAAGACGGATGTCGCCGTCGTCCGGATCGACGGCGAAGTCCTCAGCGTTGCGCGATCGGGCGGACACCGACCGCACGCTATCGGAATCGACGCGGCGGAGAGAGAACTGCACGGCGCCGTCATCGAGGCCCTCGCGACCGCGGGAGAGCCGGACGTCGTCGCCATCGGTGCGTACGTGGCGAACGCGGATTTCGCGATCGAGGAGCAGGTCCTGCGTGACCGCATCCTCTCCTGGGGCATCACCGAGGGCGTGGAGGTCGGGAACGACACGCTCGCGCTGCTGCGCTCCGGGGTCGACGATCGCGTGGGCGTCGCGGTGGTCTGCGGGGCCGGGATCAATTGCGTCGGGCTCGGCCGGAACGGCGAGGTCGCCCGGTTCCCCGCGATCGGCACCATCACCGGCGACTGGGGTGGGGGCTTCGACCTCTCCCTCGCAGCCATGTTCCATGCCGCTCGCTCGGAAGACGGGCGCGGGCCGGCGACGATGCTCAGCCCGATGATCGCTCGGCACTTCGCGCGAGCGACGACTCTCGATGTCTCCGAAGGGATGCACCTCGGAGACATCGACCAGAAACGACTGCACGAGATCGTGCCGGTGCTGTTCGACGCCGCCCAGCGGGGCGACGAGATCGCCGGTGACGTCGTCGCCCGTCAGGCGCACGAGGTCGTCTCCATGGCGACCATCGCCCTGGACCGGGTGGGGCTTGCAGACGTCGAGGCGGATGTCGTTCTCGGCGGCGGCGTGCTGGCGGCGGACTATCCGCTGCTCAGCCAGGCGGTCCGACGCGGCATCGCGGCCACTCATCCGCTCGCGCACGTCACGATTCCTGAGCTCTCTCCGCTGATGGGATCCATACTGCTCGCTCTGGACGAGCTTCCTCTCGACCCCGCCGCCCGCTCCGCTGCCGAGGAGCGCGCACGTGCCTCCCTGGTCCGCGTGAAGAGCGGCGTACCCCGGTCGGAGCGACACGTCGCTGCGACCGTTCAGCACTGA
- a CDS encoding ABC transporter permease, translated as MDESIRERELAESIQAAAPRGDTGADGLAVEEAPATVAFADTAAMATREGTRRKTIAAVLPPASPKLIVGLVLTFGIVLFGLIGPFFVQDPKFSGNPAMMPPGPDHLLGTTQLGYDVLAQLAYGARGSLMVGIIAGVIAVVLSLAFGIIAGYVGGWTDEVLSLVTNIMLVIPGLPLIIVIASYVPSRTLLLVALVLGLTGWAGSAVVLRSQAKSLRSRDYVAAARVAGEKTWRIILVEILPNLLPLLSAQFLFAVILGILGEAGLSYLGLGPVGSITWGTMLNEAQLGTALSSGAWWWFVPPGALIALLGCGLSLINFSIDEYINPRLRLAPAAQRSMRKARKAGRQVTSKHTVDADGVILDDEKKKVVV; from the coding sequence ATGGATGAGAGCATCCGCGAGCGCGAGCTCGCCGAATCGATTCAGGCCGCGGCTCCCCGCGGTGACACCGGTGCAGACGGCCTCGCCGTCGAGGAGGCTCCGGCCACGGTCGCCTTCGCGGACACGGCAGCGATGGCGACACGGGAAGGGACGCGGCGGAAGACGATCGCCGCCGTCCTTCCGCCCGCGTCACCGAAACTCATCGTGGGACTCGTCCTGACCTTCGGCATCGTCCTGTTCGGGCTCATCGGACCGTTCTTCGTCCAGGACCCGAAGTTCTCCGGCAACCCGGCGATGATGCCGCCCGGCCCCGACCATCTGCTGGGCACCACTCAGCTGGGGTACGACGTGCTCGCTCAGCTCGCCTACGGCGCACGCGGATCGCTCATGGTCGGCATCATCGCGGGTGTCATCGCCGTGGTGCTGTCGCTCGCCTTCGGCATCATCGCCGGATATGTGGGCGGATGGACCGACGAGGTGCTCTCCCTGGTCACCAACATCATGCTCGTCATCCCCGGGCTGCCCCTCATCATCGTCATCGCCAGCTACGTGCCGTCGCGCACGCTCCTGCTCGTCGCTCTGGTCCTCGGACTGACGGGGTGGGCAGGGTCGGCGGTGGTGCTCAGATCGCAGGCCAAATCCTTGCGGAGCCGCGACTACGTGGCAGCGGCGCGTGTCGCCGGCGAGAAGACCTGGCGGATCATCCTGGTGGAGATCCTCCCCAACCTGCTGCCGCTGCTGTCGGCGCAGTTCCTCTTCGCGGTGATCCTCGGGATCCTCGGCGAGGCGGGGCTCTCCTATCTGGGCCTCGGACCGGTGGGATCGATCACCTGGGGCACGATGCTGAACGAGGCCCAACTGGGCACCGCACTGTCCAGCGGCGCCTGGTGGTGGTTCGTGCCTCCCGGTGCTCTGATCGCCCTCCTCGGATGCGGGCTGTCTCTGATCAACTTCAGCATCGATGAATACATCAATCCGCGACTGCGCCTGGCACCGGCCGCGCAGCGCAGCATGCGCAAGGCCCGGAAGGCGGGCCGCCAGGTCACGTCCAAGCACACGGTGGACGCCGACGGGGTCATCCTCGACGACGAGAAGAAGAAGGTAGTCGTATGA
- a CDS encoding acyl-CoA dehydrogenase family protein has protein sequence MSPESSPLPGLSVAGYDTTSRRDSDYYEVFRGIPAADRDAWDRAKAYVDEVGPRMVDAWDRAEYPLDVARRMGEMDLVVDGIDHPALTRLSPLAAGLVNMEVSRGDGSLGTMLAVQGGLALRTLALFGSPEQQERWLRPLAEASVLGSFALTEPDHGSDSVSLETTARRDGDSWVIRGAKKWIGNGASGGITFVWARVQDEGADDHGAVRCFLVEQDTPGYDASVIRGKASLRAIHQALIRFDDVRVPADALLPGAKSFRDASTVLYATRSGVAWSALGHATACYEAALAYAMERIQFGKPLAKFQMVQERLTHMLEDLTAMQLYCRRLADLETAGDLRATQASLAKFHNTRAARRVASTARDLLGGNGILLENGVMQHMADIEAIHTYEGTESVQALLLGRDITGMSAFA, from the coding sequence ATGAGCCCTGAATCCTCTCCCCTGCCCGGCCTGAGCGTCGCCGGCTACGACACCACCTCTCGCCGCGACAGCGACTACTACGAGGTGTTCCGTGGCATCCCCGCCGCCGACCGCGATGCGTGGGATCGTGCCAAGGCCTACGTCGACGAGGTCGGCCCTCGGATGGTCGACGCCTGGGACCGCGCCGAGTACCCGCTCGACGTCGCTCGCCGAATGGGCGAGATGGATCTCGTCGTCGACGGCATCGATCACCCTGCGCTCACCCGCCTCTCCCCGCTTGCCGCCGGGCTGGTCAACATGGAGGTCTCCCGCGGCGACGGATCCCTCGGCACGATGCTCGCCGTTCAGGGCGGACTCGCTCTGCGCACACTCGCTTTGTTCGGCAGCCCCGAGCAGCAGGAGCGGTGGTTGCGCCCCCTCGCCGAGGCGTCGGTGCTCGGCTCGTTCGCGCTCACGGAGCCCGACCACGGCTCGGACTCGGTGTCGCTCGAGACGACCGCGCGACGCGACGGCGACAGCTGGGTCATCCGCGGCGCCAAGAAGTGGATCGGCAATGGCGCGTCCGGTGGCATCACGTTCGTCTGGGCGCGAGTACAGGACGAGGGCGCCGACGATCACGGTGCCGTCCGCTGCTTCCTCGTCGAGCAGGACACCCCCGGCTACGACGCTTCCGTCATCCGCGGCAAGGCGTCGCTGCGCGCCATCCACCAGGCGCTCATCCGCTTCGATGACGTTCGCGTGCCGGCAGATGCCCTCCTCCCGGGGGCGAAGAGCTTCCGCGACGCCTCGACGGTTCTGTACGCGACCCGCTCCGGAGTGGCGTGGTCCGCACTCGGTCACGCGACCGCCTGCTACGAGGCAGCGCTGGCGTATGCGATGGAGCGCATCCAGTTCGGCAAGCCGCTGGCGAAGTTCCAGATGGTGCAGGAACGTCTGACGCACATGCTCGAAGACCTCACCGCGATGCAGCTGTACTGCCGCCGCCTCGCCGACCTGGAGACCGCCGGTGACCTCCGCGCGACCCAGGCGTCACTGGCGAAGTTCCACAACACGCGCGCGGCGCGCCGGGTGGCTTCGACGGCGCGCGACCTGCTCGGCGGCAACGGCATCCTGCTCGAGAACGGCGTGATGCAGCACATGGCGGACATCGAGGCCATCCACACCTACGAGGGGACAGAGAGCGTGCAGGCGCTGCTGCTCGGCCGCGACATCACCGGGATGAGCGCGTTCGCCTGA
- a CDS encoding ABC transporter permease gives MKYYARRIAFYAVTLWAALTLNFFIPRLMPGDPADIMLAKLARVGRDIPPAVEQSIRLLLGSDTGEPLGTQYVTYLGRIFSGDLGVSVTQYPVSVATLISESLPWTIGLVGISTLLAFLVGIAGGIWIGAKRGTWVDGLIPASTLLQSVPYFWLALLLVYFFSVQNSWFPRIHAYGLEFTSGPEWSWAFVGSVLYYGTLPALTIVLSSFGGWLLGMRNMMVSTLSDDYVTTAEAKGLRNSRVLLTYAARNAILPSIAGFGISLGFVVAGSIVMEQVFSYPGIGKLLIQAVQNNDYALMQGIFLIITVTVLAANFIMDLVYGFIDPRTRHNG, from the coding sequence ATGAAGTACTACGCACGGCGCATCGCGTTCTACGCGGTGACTCTGTGGGCTGCGCTGACCCTCAACTTCTTCATTCCCCGGCTGATGCCGGGCGACCCTGCCGACATCATGCTCGCGAAGCTGGCTCGGGTCGGGCGGGACATCCCGCCGGCGGTGGAGCAGTCCATCAGGCTCCTCCTCGGATCGGACACCGGCGAACCGCTGGGAACCCAGTACGTCACGTATCTCGGGCGCATCTTCAGTGGCGATCTGGGAGTGTCGGTCACCCAGTACCCGGTGTCGGTCGCGACCCTCATCAGCGAGTCGCTGCCCTGGACCATCGGACTGGTCGGGATCTCCACCCTGCTCGCGTTCCTCGTCGGGATCGCGGGTGGCATCTGGATCGGAGCGAAGCGCGGCACCTGGGTCGACGGGTTGATCCCCGCTTCCACGCTGCTGCAGTCCGTGCCCTACTTCTGGCTCGCCTTGCTGCTGGTGTACTTCTTCTCGGTGCAGAACAGCTGGTTCCCGCGGATCCACGCCTACGGGTTGGAGTTCACCAGCGGCCCGGAATGGTCCTGGGCGTTCGTCGGCTCGGTGCTCTACTACGGCACGTTGCCGGCGCTCACGATCGTGCTCTCCTCGTTCGGCGGGTGGCTGCTCGGAATGCGGAACATGATGGTGTCAACCCTGTCGGACGACTATGTCACCACAGCCGAGGCCAAAGGGCTGCGCAATTCGCGCGTGCTGCTCACGTACGCCGCGCGCAACGCGATCCTGCCGTCCATCGCCGGTTTCGGCATCTCGCTCGGGTTCGTGGTCGCCGGCTCGATCGTGATGGAGCAGGTCTTCTCGTACCCCGGCATCGGCAAGCTCCTGATCCAGGCGGTGCAGAACAACGACTACGCGCTGATGCAGGGGATCTTCCTCATCATCACCGTCACCGTGCTGGCAGCCAACTTCATCATGGATCTGGTCTACGGCTTCATCGACCCGAGGACGCGTCACAATGGATGA
- a CDS encoding ABC transporter substrate-binding protein, translating to MLRYTRRHRILAAVGFASGLAIIATGCSSPSGDEAGTEKTLTVFAGAQTPVVANFNPFSPSPLAGTTGLVYQPLFHFNRMSSEDAKPLLGTAYEFSEDGRELTIDIRDDAKWNDGEPVTVDDVVFTFTYEVARPETLTDAVAVDEDTVKLTFSDPQFVNVVGLLGTALVLPKHIWEGNEDPTAGVNEDPVGTGPYVVDEISGGAYTFTANEEYWAPPALETVRYLAIDGNQAAEDLIAAGEIDYTSIFSANYQSLVDGGMGYMVLPSDPTVLYTCANADLGCTGPQTDPAVREAIYLAIDRETITEKAFVGLTTPMSPTLALLGRDDEWIGEGQPHEDPQTADPEAAGEVLEAAGYSKNGDGIYEKDGVPVELTMNSVDGWTDYNNAGKLIEEQAAAAGIKITAGTFSWQEFSDGRQTGQFELMLGFMKTTSLADPWQIYNDFLTTEFTAPVGEQLDPSHFNFTRYSNPVVDEAVARASATDDEAVKAEAYDAIQTEIVRDLPYIPVNMNAAQTFFNDTDFEGWPTEDNLYAYQQTGSALDMAYILQNLKPAGK from the coding sequence ATGCTCCGCTATACACGTCGACACCGCATCCTGGCCGCAGTCGGATTCGCTTCCGGGCTCGCGATCATCGCCACCGGTTGCTCGTCCCCGTCCGGCGATGAAGCCGGCACGGAGAAGACCCTGACCGTCTTCGCCGGCGCGCAGACGCCGGTCGTGGCGAACTTCAACCCCTTCTCACCCAGCCCGCTCGCGGGCACGACGGGCCTCGTCTACCAGCCGCTCTTCCACTTCAACCGGATGAGCTCCGAAGACGCGAAGCCACTCCTGGGCACCGCGTACGAGTTCAGCGAGGACGGTCGCGAACTCACGATCGACATCCGCGACGACGCGAAGTGGAACGACGGCGAGCCGGTGACGGTGGACGACGTCGTCTTCACGTTCACGTACGAGGTCGCCCGACCCGAAACCCTCACGGATGCCGTCGCCGTCGATGAGGACACCGTGAAGCTGACCTTCAGCGACCCGCAGTTCGTCAACGTCGTCGGGCTTCTCGGCACCGCCCTCGTCCTCCCGAAGCACATCTGGGAGGGGAACGAGGACCCCACGGCCGGAGTCAACGAGGATCCGGTGGGCACCGGGCCATACGTCGTCGACGAGATCTCCGGTGGTGCGTACACCTTCACCGCGAACGAAGAGTACTGGGCCCCGCCCGCGCTCGAGACCGTCCGCTACCTCGCCATCGACGGGAACCAGGCCGCGGAGGATCTCATCGCCGCCGGCGAGATCGACTACACCTCGATCTTCAGCGCCAACTACCAGTCCCTCGTCGACGGCGGAATGGGCTACATGGTCCTGCCTTCCGACCCGACCGTCCTCTACACCTGCGCTAACGCCGATCTGGGCTGCACCGGTCCGCAGACCGATCCTGCCGTGCGCGAAGCGATCTATCTGGCGATCGATCGGGAGACCATCACCGAGAAGGCATTCGTCGGTCTGACCACCCCGATGTCCCCCACGCTCGCGCTCCTCGGGCGCGACGACGAGTGGATCGGCGAGGGGCAGCCGCATGAGGACCCGCAGACCGCGGACCCCGAAGCGGCAGGGGAAGTGCTCGAGGCCGCGGGCTACTCCAAGAACGGCGACGGCATCTATGAGAAGGACGGCGTGCCGGTCGAGTTGACCATGAACTCGGTCGACGGGTGGACCGACTACAACAACGCCGGGAAGCTGATCGAGGAGCAGGCGGCCGCAGCCGGGATCAAGATCACCGCCGGGACCTTCTCCTGGCAGGAGTTCTCCGACGGCCGGCAGACCGGACAGTTCGAGCTGATGCTGGGCTTCATGAAGACCACGTCGCTCGCAGACCCGTGGCAGATCTACAACGACTTCCTCACCACGGAGTTCACCGCACCGGTCGGCGAGCAACTCGACCCCAGCCACTTCAACTTCACCCGCTACTCCAATCCGGTCGTGGACGAGGCCGTGGCTCGGGCATCCGCCACGGATGATGAAGCGGTGAAGGCCGAGGCCTACGACGCGATCCAGACGGAGATCGTCCGCGACCTGCCCTACATCCCGGTCAACATGAACGCCGCGCAGACGTTCTTCAACGACACCGACTTCGAGGGCTGGCCGACAGAGGACAACCTCTACGCCTACCAGCAGACCGGATCCGCGCTGGACATGGCCTACATCCTGCAGAACCTGAAGCCGGCCGGGAAGTAG
- a CDS encoding ROK family transcriptional regulator, giving the protein MEHSTARPTGLKDMRRSNELLVLEELYRESPSTRTAVAKAIGLTKPTVSAALTSLIEAGLVEPVSSGAVSKYGAELFQAAGRSLPVLGLDVGTRFIRAQLAGLDDQLLAEAQEPAGDLTLAGIIVTILRLRTEVCRQAGVEVGDIRAIGIGIPGVVHPVTGRIELAGGFEGLNGSALADDLSQLLGTPVFVENDVNAAALAERQYGACRDVDDFAMISVGAGVGAALVLGGRVHRGGRGSAGELDLLFRRSARGPILDDPSSQAMAAYAADLWRAGGALVEASTLTAPDDLPGVFEAAAAGDGFGRVVVDETAARVAALCASLVAVVDVETIVLVGGVGAAMDVGRPALEERLADLVPWPVDVIPSTLGRVGTVQGARSIAVRGARRKIFDEKLGKTLYTNP; this is encoded by the coding sequence GTGGAGCACAGTACAGCGAGGCCGACGGGCCTGAAGGACATGCGGCGGTCGAACGAGCTTCTCGTCCTCGAGGAGCTCTATCGCGAGTCGCCGTCGACACGCACGGCCGTCGCGAAAGCGATCGGCCTGACGAAGCCCACCGTCTCGGCGGCTCTGACCTCGCTCATCGAGGCCGGGCTGGTGGAGCCGGTGTCGTCCGGAGCTGTGTCGAAGTACGGCGCCGAGCTGTTTCAAGCCGCGGGGCGCTCGCTGCCGGTGCTGGGGCTCGACGTCGGAACCCGCTTCATCCGCGCGCAACTCGCCGGACTCGATGACCAGCTGCTGGCCGAGGCGCAGGAACCCGCCGGCGACCTCACCCTCGCCGGCATCATCGTCACGATTCTCCGCCTGCGCACCGAGGTGTGCCGTCAAGCGGGCGTGGAAGTGGGAGATATCCGAGCCATCGGCATCGGCATCCCCGGTGTGGTGCATCCGGTGACCGGCCGCATCGAATTGGCCGGTGGGTTCGAGGGTCTGAACGGCTCAGCACTGGCCGACGACCTCAGCCAGTTGCTGGGAACGCCCGTCTTCGTGGAGAACGACGTCAACGCCGCCGCGCTGGCCGAGCGGCAGTACGGAGCGTGCAGAGACGTCGACGACTTCGCCATGATCTCCGTCGGAGCCGGTGTCGGTGCCGCCTTGGTTCTCGGCGGACGCGTCCACCGCGGTGGGCGCGGAAGCGCGGGTGAGCTCGACCTGCTGTTCCGGCGATCCGCACGAGGTCCGATTCTCGACGATCCGAGCAGCCAGGCCATGGCGGCCTATGCGGCAGACCTGTGGCGTGCCGGTGGCGCCCTCGTCGAGGCATCGACTCTCACCGCACCCGACGACCTGCCTGGGGTCTTCGAGGCGGCTGCGGCGGGCGATGGCTTCGGCCGGGTCGTGGTGGACGAGACGGCGGCGCGGGTGGCCGCGCTCTGCGCGAGCCTGGTCGCCGTCGTGGATGTCGAGACGATCGTGCTGGTGGGCGGGGTGGGTGCGGCGATGGATGTCGGCCGGCCCGCGCTCGAGGAGCGTCTCGCCGATCTGGTGCCCTGGCCGGTCGATGTGATCCCGAGCACTCTCGGCCGCGTCGGAACGGTTCAGGGTGCGCGTTCCATCGCAGTCCGAGGTGCGCGTCGGAAAATCTTTGACGAGAAACTCGGAAAGACTCTTTACACAAATCCTTGA